A window of Flavobacterium branchiarum genomic DNA:
TTTTTTTTGATTTAGAGTATTGGTAATACTGTTGTACTTTTTACTTCTGATATTACAAAGACAGTGTTGATAAGAGAAACTTCGGGTAAAACCGATAATTTCTTTTGATGAAAATGATGATATGATTCCATGTCAGGAATGATAACCTTAAGCATATAATCAAAATTTCCAGAAACATAATTACATTCTACTACTTCTGGTAAATTCAAAATAGACTGATTAAACCCTTCTGAGGTATCATATGTCTGTTTTGTTAGGGTTACCTGACAATAAACTGTGAGATTATTTCCTAAT
This region includes:
- a CDS encoding Lrp/AsnC family transcriptional regulator — encoded protein: MLLDETDKKILRLLQEDAHHTLKDIANKINLSLTPVHDRVKRLEREGVIEKYVSILSKKKLGNNLTVYCQVTLTKQTYDTSEGFNQSILNLPEVVECNYVSGNFDYMLKVIIPDMESYHHFHQKKLSVLPEVSLINTVFVISEVKSTTVLPIL